Part of the Polyangiaceae bacterium genome, AGCAGACGGCGCAGAGCTTCGTCGAGAAGCTGGTGCGGCGCGTGCCGGTGCTCGACTCCGGAGCGCGCGGCTCGACCACGACCTTCGTCGAGCGCGGCATCGGCGACGTGCTGATCACCTGGGAGAACGAGGCGATCTTGGCCCTCGCGCAGGCGGGCAAGGACAAGCTCGAGATCGTGGTGCCGTCGCTGAGCATCCTGGCCGAGCCCCCGGTCGCGGTGGTCGACAAGTTCGTCGACAAACACGGGACGCGCGCGGTAGCCCAGGGCTACCTCGAGTTCCTGTACACGAAGGAGGGGCAGGAGCTGGTCGCCAAGCACCACTACCGGCCTCGCGATCGCGAGGTGCTGGAGAGGCACGCGAGCCAATTCCCGAAGCTTCAGCTCTTCACCATCGACGAGGTCTTCGGCGGCTGGAAGAAGGCCCAAGCCGCGCACTTCGCCGACGGAGCGGTCTTCGACCGCATCTACCAGCCGAAGCGCTGATGGCCCGCTTCCGCCTGCGAAGGACCGGGCTGCTCCCCGGGTTCGGGCTCAGCCTGGGCTTCGTGGGCGCCTACCTCGGCCTACTCGTGCTGGTGCCGCTCGGCGCGCTGGCGCTCAAGGCCGCCGGGATCGGCCCGGGCGGGCTCTACGCGCTGGTCACGGACGACCGCGCCCTGGCCGCGCTCCGCCTCAGCTTCGGCGCCGCGTTCATCGCCGCGGCCCTCAATGCCGTGTTCGGCGTGGCGCTGGCATGGGTGCTGGTGCGCCAGCGCTTCCTCGGGCACTCGTTCGTCAACGCTCTGGTGGACCTGCCGTTCGCGCTGCCGACCGCCGTGGCCGGCATCGCGCTCACCGCGGTCTACTCCGAGCACGGCGTGCTCGGCGCGCCCTTGCAGCGGCTCGGCATCCGCGGCGCGTTCAGCCCGTTCGGCGTGGTCGTCGCGCTCACCTTCGTGGGCCTGCCGTTCGTGGTCCGGACGGTACAGCCGGTACTGGAGGAGCTCGACCCCGCGCTGGAAGAAGCCGCCAGCGTGCTCGGGGCCACTCCGTGGCAGTCGCTTCGGCTGGTGGTCTTGCCAGCCCTGGCGCCCTCGGTGCTGACCGGCTTCGCTCTGGCGTTCGCCCGCGCGATCGGGGAGTACGGCTCGGTGGTCTTCATCTCGGGAAACATGCCGATGCGCACCGAGATCGTCCCACTGCTCATCGTCACCAAGCTCGAGCAGTACGACTACCAGGCCGCCACCGCCCTGGCGTTGGTCATGCTGACGGCGAGCTTCGGCCTGCTGCTCTTGGTGAACCTCCTCGGCCGCTGGGCACAGCGAGGCCAGGCGTGACGCGCGAGAGCTCGAGTCTTCGTGCCTGGCTCGTGCGGGTGATCGCGCTCGCCTTCGTGGGCTTGTTCCTGCTGGTCCCGCTCGGGACGGTATTCTACTCCGCGTTCGCGCACGGCCTCACGCGCTACTTCGCGGCGCTGTCGAGCCCCGAGACGCTCTCGGCGGCCAAGCTCACGCTGCTCGCGGCGGCCATCGCCGTGCCGCTCAACACCGTCTTCGGCGTCGCAGCAGCCTGGCTCCTCGCCAAGTACGACTTCTGGGGCAAGAGCGCGCTGATCACGCTGATCGACCTGCCGTTCAGCGTCTCGCCGGTGGTCTCGGGCCTGATCTTCGTGCTGCTGTTCGGCGCGCAGGGCTGGCTCGGCCCCTGGCTGGCCGAGCACGACGTCCGCATCATCTTCGCCGTGCCCGGCATCGTGCTGGCCACGGCCTTCGTGACGTTCCCGCTGGTCGCGCGCGAGGTCCTCGGCGTGATGCAGGCACAGGGCAGCGACGAGGAGGAGTCCGCGCTGACGCTCGGCGCCAGCGGCTGGCAGGTGTTCTGGCTGGTGACGCTACCGAAGATCCGCTGGGGGCTGTTCTACGGCGTGGTGCTGTGCAACGCCCGCGCCATGGGGGAGTTCGGCGCGGTGTCGGTGGTGTCCGGTCACATCCGCGGGCAGACCAACACGCTGCCGCTGCACGTCGAGATCCTCTACAACGAATACGACTTCGTCGGCGCCTTCGCCGTGGCCTCACTCCTGGCGCTCCTGGCGCTGGTTACGCTGGGCTCCAAGCGCGCGCTGGAGTGGAAGCTCGCGCCCAGCCCCGGGAGGCGCGCGTGAGCGTCGTCGTGACGGACATCGTGAAGCGCTTCTCGGGCCCCGACGCTCCTGCGGCAGTGGACGGCGTGAGCTTCGAGGCCAAGCCCGGCTCGATCACGGCGCTCCTGGGGCCTTCAGGCTCGGGCAAGTCGACCTTGCTGCGGGTGATCGCGGGGCTCGAGCGCCCGGACTCCGGTCGCGTCGAGATCGCCGGGCAGGACGTCACCGCCGTCGGCGCGCGGGAGCGCAACGTGGGGCTCGTGTTCCAGAGCTACGCCCTGTTCGGGCACATGACGGTGCACGACAACATCGGCTTCGGCCTGAAGGTGCGCGGGCGGCCCAAGCCCGAGATCGCCGAGCGCGTGCGCGAGCTGCTCGGTCTGGTGCGCCTCTCGGACTACGCCGAGCGCTTCCCGTCCCAGCTCTCCGGTGGGCAGCGGCAGCGCGTCGCGCTCGCCCGGGCGCTGGCCACGCGCCCACAGCTGCTCTTGCTCGACGAACCCTTCGGCGCGCTCGACACCAAAGTGCGCGTCGAGCTACGCGAGTGGCTGCTCGACTTCCACCGCCAGACCGGCGTCACGACCCTCTTGGTGACCCACGACCAGGAGGAGGCGTTCGACCTGGCGGAGCACGTCGTCCTGCTCGACCGGGGCAAGGTCGCCCAGGCGGGCGCGCCCAACCAGCTGTACGACCATCCGGAGAGCGCATTCGTCGCGGAGTTCCTGGGCGGCGCGAACGTCCTCCGTGGCCACGTCGATGGCGGGCGCGCTCGCGTGGGGGAGCAGTCGCTGGATGCTCCGGGCGACGCCCCCGAGGGAGCGCGCGTGCACGCGTTCGTCCGACCGAGGGACATCCGCGTGCACCGAGCCGAGGACGGCCCCGGCGTGTCTCCCGCTCGGGTGGCGCGCCTGACGCGGGCGGGCAGTACAGTGAAAGTGACGCTGGAGCTCCCGAGCGGCGACACGCTCGTGGTGCACCTGGGTCAGAAGGAAGCGGACGACCTCGGGCTCGCCCCGGGCGAGCACGTTCACGTCGATCTCGCTGCTGCCAAGCTCTTCGTCGAGGACTACGCGATCTGAGGCGCACGCCGTGTCCGGCATCTCGTGCGGTGCCGCCGCGGCGGTCGCCGCGCGCCTGGCCCGGCAGCGCGAGAACGAAGGCACGACCATCGTCGTGGTGCTGCCCGACTCGGGAGAGCGCTACCTGAGCTCGATCCTGTTCGAGGGCGTCTTCGACGCACAGGGCCTGCCGTTCTGACCCTGCGGCCACGTTCGCGGCGAAGGGCTCAGAAACAGCTCGCGTACACGCTGGCGCAGTGCGCGTCGCTGACGCCGAGCGCGGCGGCACAGCTCCCGCACTGGCTCACCGTGCTCATGTTCGCGCAGGCCGGCGTTGTCGAGAACGGATAGCCGAGCGTCTCGAGCGCCGCGGCGCCGCAGGCCGCCTGCGCCTGGGTCGCGATCGGGACCAGCGCGCACAGGCCCGCGCAGGTGCTCACGCTGGTGCCGCCGTCGGTGCCTCCGCTGCCAGCGCCGCCGTCGCCCGTGCCGCCGAGCCCGAGCTCGGTCGCGAGGGCGACCGCCGCCGCCCGCACGGTCTGGGTGGCGAAGCCGAAATTCAGGTTGGCGACCACGTCGTCGCCGTTCTTGCAGTGGTACTGGGGGTAGCGGAGCTCGGCGGTGTCGCCGACGAACAGCGCGGGGAATCCCATGTCCCAGAACGGCGCGTGGTCGGAGCGACGCATGTCGTCGAGGGCCATCAGCGCCGGGGGCAGCTCCAGGCGGACCGCGCCCAGGCCGATGGTCTTCGCGTACGCCTGCATGGCGCTCGCACTCGCGAGGCTCTTCGCGTCGTGCGCCAGCAGGATGAAGTCCGCGCGAAACTGGTTCTTCGCGAGCTCCGCGTACTCGCTCGGGAAGACGGCGTCGATGCCGGGCGGAACGCTCTGGCTGTTCGGCGCCGAGCTCACGAACCCGATCATGTCGAAGACCGTGACGCTCGAGATGTTCTCACCGGTCTTCAGCGCGCGCGCGACGTACGCCTTCGAGCCGAGCAAGCCGATCTCCTCCTCGTCGAAGCAGACGGCAACCAGGGTCCGGTCGAAGCTCGCCTTCGAGAGCACGCGCGCGAGCTCGAGCACGGCGGCGGTGCCGGTGGCGTTGTCGTCCGCGCCGGGGCAGCCCGGGATGTGGTCGTAGTGCGCGCCGATCAGGACGCGCTCGTTCGGCTTGGTCGCTCCCGGCCGCGTCCCGATCACGTTGACCCCGGTGCCGTAGTCGTGGAGCTCCACGGAGAACCCGAGGCCGGCAAGCGTGTCGCGGCAGTGGTCCTGCACCTGCTGCCAGTGCGCCGCATCGGGCGGGCGCTCACCGGTGACGAGCACGACGTCCGCTTCGTAACGGGCCGCGTCCACGCAAGCGGCGAGCGCCGCGGGACTCGACGTCCCGCAACCCGCGCTCGTGCCGGCGCTGCCGCCGCTCGCGCTGGCGTCACCCCCCGAGCCGCCGCCTCCGCCATTCGCTGCCGGTTCTTTCGAGTCGGAGCCGCACGCCGTGGGGGCGGCGAGCGCGCCCGAGAGCGCGACCGCGACGACGCGGGCTGAAAGTCGGACGCTCATGGGCTCATGTTAGCCCATGCGGGCGCACGGTCCGATGCGGAGCGCTGCTCGCTTTGGGCTTCACTTCACGAGCTGGACGCAGGCCCCGTTGAAGCACTGGAGCGGCGGACAGCACTGGGCGCTCGAGCTGCACTGGCCGCACGAGCCGCTGATGCAGGCTTGATTGCCGCAGTCCTTGCAGGTCCCGCAGGTGATGCCGGAGTCGGTTCCGGCGTCGGGCGGCGGAGTCTTCTTGCACTCGTCGCCCTGGGTCACCACGGCGCGGTCGTAGTGGATGTTCAGCGCCGCGGTGGCCTCGAAGTCGTCGCCGAAGACGGCGCCGAACAGCTCGGTGTCGCTCGTCCACATCACCTTGGCGTTGCCCGCCCAGACGTTGCCGCCGATGACCACGTTGCTGGTCAGGGTGAACGTCGTCGCGCCGCCGAGGTACAGGCGGGTCAGGGCGGGGAAGTTCGCCGAGCCGATCTTGAAGTCGGAGCTGGCGGTGATGGTGCCCGAGACGAAGATGTCGAGGGAGCCGCCGGGCTCGGGGGTCATGGCCAAGAAGGCCCCGGCGCTGATGTCACCGTCGATGTAGATGGCCGTGTGCCCGTGCGCCACGATGGTGGCTGCGCCGGTGAGGCTGAACCCGGTCAGGTAGTACTGGCCACAGGGCAGGTCGATGCGGTCGGGATGGCCAGGCTTGCTGAGGATCGCCGGGTCGAGGCTGATGAGCGCGTTGTCGTTCGCGGTCTTCTTGGCGGCCACGATGGCGGCGACCGGGACCTTCTTCGCGCACTCGCAGGGCGGCGGCACCGTGACCGGTGCGGTCACGAGCTTGCCGTAGGTCACGCCCCCGCCGGTCGCGGTGGGAGTGGTCAGCGTTCCGGCCACGGCGAGCTTGCCGGTGACGGCGCCGCCCACGTAGGCGTCCTTGGCCTCCGTCATCTCGGAGGCGTCGAGCGGTCCGGCGCACTGGAGGTCGTTGTACACGCCCCACTTCGAGCCGGCCTTGATGCCCTGAGGGATCGAGCCCGACCAGATCTGGCCGTACACGTTGCCCTCGCTCGACGCCTGGATCCAGCCGTTGGCACCGACGCCGCCGCCGAGCTCGCCCGGCTTGTACGGGCCCTTGGTGCTGTCGAAGCCGTCGACCAAGAGCTTGCTCGAGAGCTTGATGTTCTTGCAGGAGCACACGGCCCACGTGAACGTGGTCGCTCCCAGGTCCCCCGTGCACTTCACGTCACCGACGCCGACGTCGATGGGCGGCCCGGAGCCCCCGCCACACTTCTGCGGAGGCTGGAACACCGTCGCAGTCACGCAGCTCCCGTTCACGCAACCCGTGCCGGCGCCGCACTTGGTGCCGCAGGCTCCGCAATGGTCGTTGGAGGTCTGGGTGTCCACGCAGGAGCCGGAGCAGGCATCGAGCCCGGGCATGCAGTCGGTGGAGCAACCTCCAGCCGAGCACACTTGCCCGGCTGGGCAAGCCACCCCGCAGCCGCCGCAGTTCTTGGGGTCGTTGCCCGTGTACGTGCACTGGCCGCCGCAGAGCG contains:
- the cysW gene encoding sulfate ABC transporter permease subunit CysW, yielding MGAGAPALPRALVRQRSGGPAVRAADRRGRHRAHRGLLRARRARRALAAARHPRRVQPVRRGRRAHLRGPAVRGPDGTAGTGGARPRAGRSRQRARGHSVAVASAGGLASPGALGADRLRSGVRPRDRGVRLGGLHLGKHADAHRDRPTAHRHQARAVRLPGRHRPGVGHADGELRPAALGEPPRPLGTARPGVTRESSSLRAWLVRVIALAFVGLFLLVPLGTVFYSAFAHGLTRYFAALSSPETLSAAKLTLLAAAIAVPLNTVFGVAAAWLLAKYDFWGKSALITLIDLPFSVSPVVSGLIFVLLFGAQGWLGPWLAEHDVRIIFAVPGIVLATAFVTFPLVAREVLGVMQAQGSDEEESALTLGASGWQVFWLVTLPKIRWGLFYGVVLCNARAMGEFGAVSVVSGHIRGQTNTLPLHVEILYNEYDFVGAFAVASLLALLALVTLGSKRALEWKLAPSPGRRA
- a CDS encoding ABC transporter ATP-binding protein codes for the protein MSVVVTDIVKRFSGPDAPAAVDGVSFEAKPGSITALLGPSGSGKSTLLRVIAGLERPDSGRVEIAGQDVTAVGARERNVGLVFQSYALFGHMTVHDNIGFGLKVRGRPKPEIAERVRELLGLVRLSDYAERFPSQLSGGQRQRVALARALATRPQLLLLDEPFGALDTKVRVELREWLLDFHRQTGVTTLLVTHDQEEAFDLAEHVVLLDRGKVAQAGAPNQLYDHPESAFVAEFLGGANVLRGHVDGGRARVGEQSLDAPGDAPEGARVHAFVRPRDIRVHRAEDGPGVSPARVARLTRAGSTVKVTLELPSGDTLVVHLGQKEADDLGLAPGEHVHVDLAAAKLFVEDYAI
- a CDS encoding M20/M25/M40 family metallo-hydrolase, whose translation is MSVRLSARVVAVALSGALAAPTACGSDSKEPAANGGGGGSGGDASASGGSAGTSAGCGTSSPAALAACVDAARYEADVVLVTGERPPDAAHWQQVQDHCRDTLAGLGFSVELHDYGTGVNVIGTRPGATKPNERVLIGAHYDHIPGCPGADDNATGTAAVLELARVLSKASFDRTLVAVCFDEEEIGLLGSKAYVARALKTGENISSVTVFDMIGFVSSAPNSQSVPPGIDAVFPSEYAELAKNQFRADFILLAHDAKSLASASAMQAYAKTIGLGAVRLELPPALMALDDMRRSDHAPFWDMGFPALFVGDTAELRYPQYHCKNGDDVVANLNFGFATQTVRAAAVALATELGLGGTGDGGAGSGGTDGGTSVSTCAGLCALVPIATQAQAACGAAALETLGYPFSTTPACANMSTVSQCGSCAAALGVSDAHCASVYASCF